The Lysobacter sp. HDW10 genome window below encodes:
- a CDS encoding DUF6691 family protein produces the protein MKRIMIAALLSGALFGVGLAMSGMVDARRVLGFLDVAGNFDPSLAFVLGGAVATTLVLFPRVIRTGTPLFADAFRLSSYAKVDRRLIGGAALFGIGWGIAGYCPGPALAGLGVGASEALWFVPAMLGGALLHRAINRA, from the coding sequence ATGAAGCGGATCATGATCGCTGCACTTTTGTCGGGCGCTTTGTTCGGCGTCGGGCTCGCGATGTCTGGCATGGTCGATGCGCGTCGCGTCCTTGGCTTCCTTGATGTTGCGGGCAACTTTGATCCGAGTCTTGCCTTCGTACTCGGCGGTGCGGTCGCCACCACACTGGTGTTGTTTCCGCGCGTCATTCGCACAGGGACGCCGCTGTTCGCAGATGCTTTCAGATTGTCTTCTTATGCAAAGGTTGATCGCCGTTTGATAGGTGGCGCAGCACTGTTCGGCATCGGTTGGGGCATTGCCGGTTACTGTCCTGGCCCGGCCTTGGCTGGGTTGGGTGTGGGTGCGTCCGAAGCGCTTTGGTTTGTACCCGCGATGTTAGGCGGTGCACTCCTCCATCGTGCTATCAATCGCGCTTGA
- a CDS encoding metalloregulator ArsR/SmtB family transcription factor, with translation MPRISKKALLPDADALADHAIDAAELLKALAHPARLLVLCQLVEGERSVGELQPVTGLSQSALSQHLAVLRGMSLVRTRRDAQTIFYALESGPALGVMNALYAAYCGGSEKRR, from the coding sequence ATGCCACGCATTTCAAAGAAAGCCCTTTTGCCCGACGCGGATGCACTCGCGGACCACGCCATTGACGCTGCGGAATTGTTGAAGGCACTTGCCCATCCTGCGCGTCTGTTGGTGTTGTGCCAACTGGTCGAAGGCGAACGTTCGGTGGGTGAATTGCAGCCGGTCACCGGGCTTAGCCAATCCGCGCTGTCGCAGCACCTTGCGGTGTTGCGCGGCATGTCTTTGGTGCGGACGCGGCGTGATGCACAAACCATTTTTTACGCCCTTGAATCAGGCCCCGCGCTCGGTGTGATGAACGCCCTGTATGCCGCTTACTGCGGTGGCTCGGAGAAGCGTCGATGA
- a CDS encoding sulfur transferase domain-containing protein, which produces MCYSDNHYAYGQPTEADLAALAKAGVSTIINLRAADEPVDYDEAAVASQHGMRYVHVPITGPGDLDRARISQFGAALDAARDHGGVLIHCATANRVGAMVALDAAFNRGASPTEALALGRSAGLAGLDAAVAAML; this is translated from the coding sequence ATGTGTTATTCAGACAACCACTATGCGTATGGTCAGCCGACCGAGGCAGATTTGGCCGCGCTTGCAAAAGCCGGTGTCTCGACCATCATCAATCTACGTGCAGCGGATGAACCCGTGGACTATGACGAAGCCGCCGTGGCTTCACAACACGGTATGCGTTACGTGCACGTACCGATCACCGGACCCGGCGATCTTGATCGCGCGCGCATCTCGCAGTTCGGAGCAGCCTTGGATGCGGCGCGTGACCATGGTGGCGTATTGATTCACTGCGCAACCGCGAATCGCGTGGGTGCCATGGTGGCACTCGACGCCGCGTTCAATCGCGGTGCATCGCCCACAGAAGCCTTGGCATTGGGTCGCAGTGCGGGACTCGCCGGACTGGATGCCGCAGTCGCCGCTATGCTGTAG
- a CDS encoding response regulator transcription factor: MTSILIADDHPLFRAALKQAAADAVGNMTMYEADSLEAVMATLERLPDMDLILLDLHMPGNHGLTGLAAIRAQYPSVAVMVCSANDDPRVVRRALDHGAAGFLPKVSGLEDLHDAIRSVLACERWLPPGMRAAVQRAASSPDDRALASRLASLSPQQFRVLQLVAEGLLNKQIADRLDIQERTVKAHVTAILERLDARNRTHAGVILRELELGDPSRHMPVG, from the coding sequence ATGACTTCGATACTGATCGCCGACGATCATCCTTTGTTTCGTGCGGCCTTGAAGCAAGCGGCTGCGGATGCCGTGGGCAACATGACGATGTATGAAGCGGATTCCTTGGAAGCCGTAATGGCGACACTCGAGCGCCTGCCTGATATGGATTTGATCTTGCTCGACCTGCACATGCCGGGCAATCACGGCTTGACCGGGCTTGCTGCAATTCGCGCACAGTACCCGTCGGTGGCGGTGATGGTGTGTTCGGCGAATGATGACCCGCGCGTGGTGCGGCGCGCTTTGGACCATGGTGCGGCGGGATTCTTGCCGAAGGTGTCGGGTCTGGAAGATTTGCATGACGCGATTCGCTCGGTTCTTGCGTGCGAGCGATGGTTGCCACCGGGGATGCGCGCGGCGGTGCAACGCGCGGCGTCCTCACCCGACGACCGTGCATTGGCGTCCCGTTTGGCGTCATTGTCGCCGCAGCAATTCCGCGTCTTGCAATTGGTGGCTGAGGGTTTGTTGAACAAACAAATTGCAGACCGGCTCGATATTCAAGAGCGCACTGTGAAAGCGCATGTGACTGCAATCCTGGAACGCTTGGATGCACGCAATCGCACGCACGCGGGCGTCATCTTGCGTGAACTTGAACTCGGAGATCCCAGTCGACACATGCCGGTCGGCTGA
- a CDS encoding sulfite exporter TauE/SafE family protein encodes MNPVEVVLGALSGSIVGFTLGLVGGGGSILAVPLMVYVVGVQNPHVAIGTSALAVAANALIGLGNHARKGHVKWPCALTFASAGVLGAWTGALFGKSVDGEKLLALFALLMLVVAALMLRARGQGGDATVRISRQNAPKLVATGTATGLLSGFFGIGGGFLVVPSLIAATRMPILAAVGSSLVAVTAFGLTTAISYASSGLVSWPLAAIFIAGGAVGSVAGTRTAVHLADRKGALNLVMAGLITVVAIYMLYRTTHAMAFS; translated from the coding sequence ATGAACCCCGTTGAAGTCGTGCTGGGCGCGCTGTCGGGGAGCATCGTTGGCTTTACCTTGGGCCTCGTCGGCGGTGGCGGTTCAATTCTCGCTGTACCGTTGATGGTGTATGTCGTGGGTGTGCAGAACCCGCACGTGGCGATTGGTACCAGTGCGCTTGCAGTGGCGGCAAATGCCTTGATCGGGCTCGGCAACCACGCACGCAAGGGTCATGTGAAATGGCCATGCGCACTCACCTTTGCGAGTGCGGGCGTGCTCGGTGCATGGACAGGCGCACTGTTTGGCAAGTCAGTCGACGGTGAAAAACTATTGGCCTTGTTTGCGCTATTGATGTTGGTCGTCGCTGCATTGATGTTGCGCGCACGTGGGCAGGGTGGCGATGCGACCGTGCGCATCAGCCGTCAGAACGCGCCCAAACTTGTGGCCACAGGTACGGCAACCGGTCTGCTCTCGGGTTTCTTCGGCATTGGCGGCGGCTTCTTGGTGGTGCCCAGTTTGATTGCCGCGACGCGCATGCCGATACTGGCAGCAGTCGGATCTTCCCTGGTCGCTGTGACCGCATTCGGTTTGACCACGGCGATCAGTTACGCAAGTTCGGGCTTGGTCTCTTGGCCATTGGCTGCGATTTTCATTGCCGGTGGCGCAGTGGGCAGCGTTGCAGGCACCCGCACCGCTGTCCATCTTGCGGATCGAAAAGGTGCGCTTAACCTCGTGATGGCGGGCTTGATCACCGTTGTTGCGATCTACATGCTGTATCGCACAACCCATGCGATGGCTTTCAGCTAA
- a CDS encoding YeeE/YedE family protein — protein sequence MTSQWWLALSGGILIGLSAVLLLWLNGRIAGISGIVNGILLPKRGETRWRVAFVLGVIGAAGLYMAFVPGAPQPREDFSRMGLVVAGVLVGFGTRMGNGCTSGHGVCGIGRLSARSIVAVLTFMLTAVIATYMTRHMGFSL from the coding sequence ATGACCAGCCAGTGGTGGCTCGCCTTGTCTGGCGGGATCTTAATTGGACTGTCTGCCGTTCTATTGCTGTGGTTGAACGGCCGCATCGCCGGCATCAGTGGCATCGTCAACGGCATCTTGCTACCCAAGCGCGGAGAAACTCGCTGGCGCGTGGCGTTCGTGCTGGGCGTGATCGGCGCAGCGGGACTTTACATGGCATTCGTTCCGGGCGCACCGCAACCGCGAGAAGACTTCTCACGCATGGGTCTCGTGGTCGCAGGCGTGCTGGTCGGGTTTGGGACGCGTATGGGCAATGGATGCACCAGCGGCCATGGTGTATGCGGTATCGGTCGCTTATCAGCGCGTTCTATCGTGGCGGTTTTGACCTTCATGCTCACGGCCGTGATTGCGACTTACATGACGCGCCATATGGGATTCTCGCTATGA
- a CDS encoding PAS-domain containing protein — protein MLSAGVVILCCLVWLSMLFAAAIYADRKPAWLSRHWAWIYALSLPVYCTSWTFFGTVTQAARYQWPLPPTFVGTILLYALGGVAIVGLVRRAREVHASSLADFIAARLGRNAPLAALVTLVAILGLIPYIALQLKAVSMGYDMLVNGVRPMDATAHADIGPVVAVVVAGFAILFGTRKADIGGHSHGLVFAIALESVFKLLAMLALGIFVATQSTDFDTLKHPLPEADLQGFAPLVVLGILAMFTLPHQFHVGIVECRDEKHLRLARWVFPLYMILISLPLLPLARAGAAQFAGMPVNSDLYVLALPMAHGESGLALFAFLGGLAAATGMTVISLLALSLMIGNHWLAPGLLRGAWAQGAGDLRGRVLMLRRAGIILIVLLAWIYGRAVAGEDALADVGAVSFSALATLAPAVVVAALLPSTPARAVSIGIVCGFMAWTWAMLLPILGDAGWVSGTWLANGPMGWGWLAPDNLLELTGWGRLARAVAVSLIVATLATALASFGLPRRAGATRRRFDANTLRNASLRFLGPERVHDLLRAAPTTGAVNFETMNAVERALAGVLGSASARLLLDTAQRKTSAELDTVASIVGQASEDLKFNQRVLEGALENMSQGISVVDANLKLVAWNTRYQELFGFPEGMLTVGMPIADASRWALQSMGQADTREQALARRLGHMRAGTPHLSERIFPNGATIEIRGNPMPGGGFVATFTDVTAFRRAAAELQDINATLEHRVVERTQMLDEARDEAERANDAKSRLLTAIGHDLLQPVHAAQLFADALLQQTQDAGKQRSIAQIQGALDATNDLLTDLFDLSRIESGGLVVEKRNFPLSELLDPLAAQFRALSGARGLIFSYVPTRAWVQSDLQLLRRILQNFLANAVRYTPQGHVLLGVRHLPGAIRVEVHDTGTGIPPEALERIFEAFRRGEGVPGQGLGLGLAIADRMAELLDAPIHVRSRVGSGSVFAVTVPQATPQAPEARERGPDAAHLLIVDNDPLSLEALAEVLHGWGYRVSTASDPDSAMQAMAKGDVDAWLLDFHLDDGITGLDVHTQLTERFGSRPTLMMSADDGGVVRREVMERGLMLLRKPARALALKSVLDRLLAATRVD, from the coding sequence ATGTTGAGCGCTGGCGTCGTCATTCTCTGTTGTTTGGTTTGGTTGTCCATGTTGTTTGCCGCGGCCATTTATGCCGACCGCAAGCCGGCTTGGCTGTCACGTCATTGGGCCTGGATCTACGCGCTGTCGCTGCCGGTGTATTGCACGTCCTGGACCTTCTTCGGCACGGTCACCCAAGCAGCGCGTTACCAATGGCCGCTGCCGCCGACCTTTGTCGGCACGATCTTGTTATATGCATTGGGTGGCGTGGCAATCGTCGGCCTTGTGCGACGCGCGCGCGAAGTACACGCCAGCTCTTTGGCTGACTTCATCGCTGCCCGCTTAGGCCGCAATGCACCCCTTGCGGCTTTGGTGACCTTGGTGGCGATTTTGGGCTTGATTCCCTACATCGCACTCCAATTGAAAGCTGTGTCGATGGGCTACGACATGCTCGTGAATGGTGTGCGCCCAATGGATGCAACGGCGCATGCCGACATTGGCCCCGTGGTCGCGGTGGTGGTTGCAGGCTTCGCGATTTTGTTTGGCACGCGCAAAGCCGACATTGGCGGACATAGCCATGGCTTGGTGTTCGCGATTGCGTTGGAGTCTGTATTCAAATTGCTGGCGATGTTGGCTTTGGGCATTTTTGTCGCCACCCAATCCACGGACTTCGACACGCTGAAACATCCGTTGCCGGAAGCGGACCTGCAAGGCTTCGCGCCTTTGGTGGTGTTGGGCATCCTGGCGATGTTCACCTTGCCGCACCAATTTCACGTCGGCATCGTCGAATGCCGTGATGAAAAACATCTACGTTTAGCGCGCTGGGTGTTTCCGCTCTACATGATTTTGATTTCCTTGCCATTGCTGCCATTGGCGCGCGCCGGGGCTGCGCAATTCGCGGGCATGCCCGTGAACTCAGACCTCTACGTGCTCGCCCTACCCATGGCGCACGGCGAAAGTGGATTGGCCTTGTTTGCGTTTCTCGGCGGCTTGGCCGCGGCCACGGGCATGACGGTCATTAGCTTGTTGGCACTGAGCTTGATGATCGGCAACCACTGGTTGGCACCCGGACTTTTGCGCGGTGCTTGGGCACAAGGCGCCGGCGATTTGCGTGGGCGCGTGCTGATGTTGCGTCGCGCGGGCATCATCCTGATTGTGTTGCTCGCATGGATCTATGGTCGTGCAGTGGCCGGTGAAGATGCACTCGCAGATGTTGGCGCGGTGTCATTCTCTGCCTTGGCCACATTGGCGCCCGCGGTTGTAGTCGCTGCCTTGCTGCCTTCAACGCCCGCACGTGCTGTTTCGATCGGCATCGTTTGCGGCTTCATGGCTTGGACGTGGGCCATGTTGCTGCCGATTCTTGGCGACGCCGGTTGGGTGTCTGGCACTTGGTTGGCGAACGGACCGATGGGATGGGGTTGGTTGGCCCCGGACAACCTGCTTGAACTGACAGGTTGGGGCCGATTGGCGCGTGCCGTTGCGGTGAGTTTGATCGTCGCGACCCTTGCCACGGCACTCGCAAGTTTCGGTCTGCCGCGCCGCGCGGGCGCCACCCGTCGCCGCTTCGATGCGAACACCCTACGCAATGCCAGCTTGCGTTTCTTAGGGCCTGAGCGCGTGCATGACCTGTTGCGTGCTGCGCCGACCACTGGCGCGGTGAATTTCGAAACCATGAACGCGGTTGAACGTGCGCTGGCTGGTGTGCTCGGAAGTGCGTCTGCACGTTTGCTCTTGGATACCGCGCAACGAAAAACATCCGCTGAACTCGACACCGTCGCCAGCATCGTGGGTCAAGCTTCGGAAGATCTCAAGTTTAATCAGCGCGTGTTGGAAGGCGCGCTTGAGAATATGAGCCAAGGCATCAGCGTGGTGGATGCCAACTTAAAACTCGTGGCGTGGAATACGCGCTACCAAGAGTTGTTTGGATTTCCAGAAGGCATGCTAACAGTCGGTATGCCGATTGCCGACGCCAGTCGCTGGGCTTTGCAGAGCATGGGTCAGGCCGACACGCGTGAACAAGCTTTAGCGCGACGCCTCGGCCACATGCGTGCCGGCACGCCACACCTGTCCGAGCGCATTTTTCCCAATGGGGCCACCATCGAAATTCGCGGCAACCCGATGCCGGGTGGTGGGTTTGTCGCCACATTTACAGATGTCACGGCATTCAGGCGTGCCGCTGCGGAACTGCAAGACATCAATGCAACGCTTGAACATCGCGTGGTCGAACGCACGCAAATGTTGGACGAAGCGCGCGATGAAGCCGAGCGCGCCAATGACGCAAAGTCACGGCTATTGACGGCGATTGGCCATGATTTGCTACAACCGGTACACGCCGCGCAACTGTTCGCGGATGCACTCCTGCAGCAAACGCAGGATGCCGGCAAGCAACGTTCGATCGCTCAGATTCAAGGGGCGCTTGACGCCACCAATGACTTGTTAACCGATCTTTTCGACTTGTCGCGCATCGAATCCGGCGGCCTTGTCGTTGAGAAGCGCAACTTCCCACTGTCCGAATTGTTGGATCCGTTGGCTGCACAGTTTCGCGCCTTATCGGGCGCGCGCGGTTTGATCTTCAGCTATGTACCTACACGTGCTTGGGTGCAGAGCGATTTGCAATTGCTGCGCCGAATCCTGCAGAACTTTTTGGCCAATGCAGTGCGCTACACACCACAAGGTCACGTGCTTTTGGGTGTGCGGCATCTCCCCGGCGCGATTCGTGTGGAAGTACACGACACCGGCACGGGCATTCCGCCCGAAGCCCTCGAACGCATTTTTGAAGCCTTCCGTCGCGGTGAAGGCGTGCCAGGCCAAGGCCTCGGTTTGGGGCTTGCCATTGCCGATCGCATGGCCGAGCTCCTTGATGCGCCGATTCATGTCCGCAGTCGCGTGGGCTCAGGCAGCGTGTTTGCAGTCACGGTGCCCCAAGCAACACCGCAAGCACCGGAAGCGCGCGAACGCGGCCCCGACGCCGCGCACTTGCTGATTGTTGACAACGATCCGCTGTCACTCGAGGCCTTGGCTGAGGTCTTACATGGCTGGGGTTATCGGGTTTCGACGGCATCCGATCCCGACAGTGCCATGCAAGCCATGGCGAAAGGCGACGTCGATGCGTGGCTGTTGGATTTTCATCTAGACGATGGCATCACCGGTTTGGATGTGCACACGCAGTTGACGGAACGCTTCGGCAGCCGACCGACATTGATGATGAGTGCCGACGATGGCGGCGTGGTGCGACGCGAAGTGATGGAACGCGGCTTAATGCTGCTGCGCAAGCCTGCCCGCGCACTCGCATTGAAGTCGGTACTTGATCGGTTGTTGGCCGCGACCCGCGTCGACTGA
- a CDS encoding 3-hydroxybutyrate oligomer hydrolase family protein, whose protein sequence is MKILMPVAAAVFVSACAMTGAHPKEPAMSAPVTVSEHRQGDDLLTAGLGLAGLREMAAPKFVDPEHPTAAERRRRAIWANWRGIADLSMQGGYGSVYGSVADIPGREFSTLMTVPGAQHPHRVLLQLPDNFDAGKRCLVVAAASGSRGVYGAISLASAWGLPRGCAVVHTDKAAGSDLFDIDANEGVDALGARVSAARATAFAPRVAEGAKGIAFKHAHSEDNPEADWGRHVKQAAAFALQQLNEALPNQAPFTFENTRIIATGISNGGGAVLRAAEMDGDWLDGVVAGEPNVYVEGARPLYDFATEAAVFMPCALLDLPADALPQPPVRAQVEPLWTQRCASLKAQGLIEGDTVAKQAASAHAHLRASGWDDISLAAGAASTGFDLWRSVAAAYASAYGRYRAGEHPCGYSYTAMTAQLQPRASTAAERNTWWSESAGIPPGNGILLHDPRMVPPDFSLAGEQCLRALWTDDNEDAKRVRAGIEATRAKMPRRGLPVLVIHGEEDGLVPPVFSSAPYVAAARAAGRPVGYWKVGKAEHFDAFLAFPSYAARFVPLMPYMYAGLDRMWSTIESKATLDGDVRIDAQPRGTGAVTATDLKLPN, encoded by the coding sequence ATGAAAATCTTGATGCCCGTGGCCGCCGCTGTGTTCGTCTCCGCTTGTGCGATGACGGGTGCGCACCCCAAGGAACCCGCTATGTCCGCACCTGTGACCGTCTCTGAACATCGACAAGGTGATGACCTGTTGACCGCGGGCCTTGGCTTGGCAGGATTGCGCGAGATGGCCGCACCCAAGTTTGTCGATCCGGAACATCCCACCGCCGCGGAACGACGTCGCCGCGCAATTTGGGCGAACTGGCGTGGCATTGCCGACTTGTCGATGCAGGGCGGATACGGGTCGGTCTACGGCAGTGTGGCCGACATTCCGGGGCGAGAGTTTTCCACCTTGATGACGGTGCCTGGTGCACAACACCCGCACCGCGTGCTGTTACAACTGCCGGACAATTTTGATGCGGGCAAACGCTGCCTTGTGGTGGCGGCCGCATCGGGTTCACGCGGTGTCTATGGCGCAATCTCATTGGCGTCCGCATGGGGCTTACCGCGCGGCTGTGCGGTGGTCCATACCGACAAAGCGGCGGGCAGTGATTTGTTCGACATCGATGCGAATGAAGGTGTCGACGCCCTCGGCGCACGCGTGTCGGCTGCGCGAGCCACGGCATTCGCGCCGCGAGTGGCCGAAGGCGCCAAAGGCATCGCCTTCAAGCACGCGCATTCTGAAGACAACCCTGAGGCCGATTGGGGTCGGCACGTGAAGCAAGCCGCAGCGTTTGCGTTGCAGCAATTGAATGAAGCCCTGCCGAACCAAGCGCCCTTCACGTTTGAAAACACACGCATCATCGCCACTGGGATCTCCAACGGGGGTGGTGCTGTTCTCCGCGCCGCTGAGATGGACGGCGATTGGTTGGATGGTGTGGTGGCCGGTGAGCCGAACGTTTATGTGGAAGGTGCGCGTCCTTTGTACGACTTCGCCACGGAAGCAGCAGTGTTTATGCCGTGCGCCCTACTCGATTTGCCAGCAGATGCACTGCCGCAGCCACCGGTGCGTGCGCAGGTGGAACCGCTGTGGACACAGCGCTGTGCGAGTTTGAAAGCACAAGGTTTGATTGAAGGTGACACCGTTGCCAAACAAGCGGCTTCGGCGCACGCGCACCTGCGCGCCAGCGGTTGGGATGACATATCGCTTGCCGCCGGTGCTGCTTCTACGGGATTTGATTTGTGGCGCTCAGTCGCCGCAGCTTACGCGTCGGCTTACGGTCGCTACCGCGCAGGCGAACATCCGTGTGGTTACAGTTACACCGCGATGACCGCGCAATTGCAGCCACGCGCAAGCACCGCTGCAGAACGCAACACCTGGTGGAGTGAATCGGCAGGCATTCCGCCGGGTAACGGCATCCTCTTGCACGATCCACGCATGGTGCCGCCTGATTTCAGTTTGGCCGGCGAGCAATGCTTGCGTGCGCTATGGACCGATGACAACGAAGACGCGAAACGTGTGCGTGCAGGCATCGAAGCCACGCGCGCGAAAATGCCCCGCCGTGGCTTGCCGGTACTGGTCATCCACGGCGAAGAAGACGGTTTGGTCCCTCCGGTCTTCAGCAGTGCGCCTTACGTGGCTGCCGCACGCGCCGCAGGCCGACCCGTCGGCTATTGGAAGGTGGGCAAGGCCGAACACTTCGATGCATTCCTCGCTTTCCCTTCGTATGCCGCGCGTTTCGTGCCCTTGATGCCTTACATGTATGCCGGCCTCGACCGCATGTGGTCCACGATTGAAAGCAAGGCAACACTCGATGGTGACGTGCGCATTGACGCGCAGCCACGCGGCACGGGTGCGGTCACTGCGACCGATCTGAAGCTACCAAATTAG
- a CDS encoding MBL fold metallo-hydrolase → MNPQVKTFHDPVTSTFTHVVYDSAGGHAAIVDPVLDYDAASARTSTASADEVLAFVRAQSLTVEWILETHAHADHLTAASYLKHETGARVAIGKGITGVQARFKTLFGLGADFEANGSQFDRLLSEGEQIQVGALTVDVIATPGHTDDSLTYVIGDAAFVGDTVFGPAAGTARADFPGGDASTLYQSIQRLLGLPENTRLFLCHDYPQAGEAPRAESSPSEQRSKNIHIGGGTDQSTFVALRNTRDATLPSPRLILPALQVNIRAGELPQPDANGIRYLRLPVNQIGSKQ, encoded by the coding sequence ATGAATCCCCAAGTGAAAACCTTCCACGATCCGGTGACCTCAACGTTCACCCACGTGGTCTACGACAGCGCTGGTGGACATGCAGCGATTGTTGATCCGGTGCTGGACTATGACGCCGCAAGCGCGCGAACCTCAACGGCGTCCGCCGATGAAGTCTTGGCATTTGTTCGGGCGCAGTCACTGACGGTTGAGTGGATATTGGAGACACACGCACACGCGGATCATCTGACTGCGGCGTCCTATCTCAAACACGAAACGGGTGCGCGCGTGGCCATCGGCAAAGGCATCACCGGCGTACAAGCGCGCTTCAAGACGCTCTTTGGATTGGGTGCAGACTTCGAAGCCAACGGCAGTCAATTTGATCGTCTGCTTTCCGAAGGCGAGCAAATTCAAGTCGGCGCGCTCACGGTCGATGTGATCGCAACGCCCGGTCATACCGATGACAGCCTCACCTATGTCATCGGTGACGCTGCATTTGTCGGCGACACTGTGTTTGGACCCGCAGCGGGCACGGCACGCGCAGATTTCCCCGGCGGTGATGCATCCACGTTGTATCAGTCCATCCAACGCCTGCTTGGTTTGCCCGAAAACACACGCCTGTTCCTGTGTCATGACTATCCGCAAGCAGGTGAAGCGCCTCGCGCGGAAAGCTCACCGAGCGAACAGCGCAGCAAAAATATTCATATCGGCGGTGGCACTGACCAATCGACATTTGTCGCGCTCAGAAACACGCGTGACGCCACTTTGCCGTCACCGCGTTTGATCCTGCCCGCGTTGCAAGTGAATATCCGCGCCGGTGAACTGCCACAACCCGACGCAAATGGCATTCGCTATCTCCGCTTGCCCGTGAATCAAATCGGATCGAAGCAATGA